The sequence below is a genomic window from Pleurocapsa sp. PCC 7327.
TTCGTCGCTTTCTGAAAATCGATTAATGCCTGAGTCAGATTGGCAAGGCGTTGAGGAGTCAGTTGTGGATGAGAGCGCAAATTGACAGCGACTCTGGGAGCGGGCAAATCCCACAACCCTTGAACGGGTTTTGCTTCCATTGCCCAAACCGGATCGGGGGCAAGAATGGGAGAAAGGTTCCACTCAGCTACTAGGGCAGCCGAGACGCGATCGCGAACGCTGATAGCCGTGCATCCTTGCAAAACCCGTTTCGTCATCGATCGCGTTATCGAACGCTTGAGAGGACCGATTCCCTGCGCCCAAGCGATCGTTTTTAAGCCTCGCTGCTGCGCCAATGCCATCAATCCAATATAATAAAAAGGACTGGCAAAACTGGTAACGTCTTGGATCAAGCTGCCGCCTCCCCAAATAAACAGTTCTGACGCTTTGAGCGCCCGCAAAACCGGAAAAGCCGAACGGCGATCGCAACTTTCTACCCCATAGCGCTTGCTAGTCTGGGCTGGATTGCCGGAAAGGACGATGGGAGTTATCCGTTTGGGCAACATTTGTACTAAAGACACTAATAAGGCTTCATCTCCGGCATTTCCTTTCCCGTAATATCCACAAATGACTGCCCGCATTACTTTTTGTCCTTGTTTGTTGGAAGATTTTTGCTCGATCGTTTATATTTTCTCAACAATTGGCTCAGTGTCATCCCAATTCGCAATTCACAATTGGAGCTATTAGACCTTTTATGAAAAAAGATTTTCATCTTCGATTGTGAGCGCGATCGCCATCATGCTCGTCTCTTGCCAAAATATTTAGATATCATGTTGAGCAATCGCTCAACATTTCCCAGATTCTTCCTCTTTAATTGCGAATTGTCAACCGCCCCGGACGGAGCGAAGCTCCGAGGATCGCTTCTCCAAGAATTGTTTCGATCGACAACTGACTGCCAGCGCGATCGGATAAGCTGGATAAAGACTTCCTCGATATTCGCGAGAATATAGACCTCATACCGTTTTCTCTTTCTAAGAGAGGTACAGTCTAATACCATTTTGGATGAAAGGATTTTGGATTGGGGATTGGTCAATTGTCCTTTGTCATGGGTCATTAGTCATTTGATGAAAGGATTGATTCTCCCTGTACTTCTGACTTCTGCCTAAAAGCCTTCAAACTTCTGTCTTCCGAATTCCGACTCCGCCGCGCAGGACTAACGTCCGAGCAGCGCCGAGTTCCGACTTCTGAGAGAGAACTGCTATCATGCCAACTCCGCGTCAACTGGCTTTTGATGCTCTCCATGCTATTTATCGACGGGGAGCTTATACAGATGTTGCTCTAGATCGCGTCTTGCGCCAAACTAACCCTAGCGGTGCCGATCGCGCTTTGGTTACAGAATTAGTTTATGGTATCGTCCGCCGACAGCGATCGCTCGATGCTTTAATCGACCAACTCGGCAAAAAGAAAGCCTCTCAACAACCGCCAAATTTACGCATTATTCTCCAGATCGGTTTATACCAGTTACGCTACCTCAGTCACATTCCCGCTTCTGCCGCTGTCGATACCAGCGTAGAATTAGCCAAAAAAAACGGATTAAAATCGCTGTCTGGCGTAGTTAACGGACTTTTGCGCCAATACGAACGTCTAGCGGCCCAAGGTAGCGATCCTCTAGAATTGCCTACAGATCCCGTTCAACGACTGGGAATCGCCTACAGCTTTCCCGACTGGATTATCCAGCTTTGGCTAGCGCAATTCGGAGTTGCAGAAACGGAAAAGTTATGCGAGTGGTTTAATCGACCTCCTGAGATCGACTTGCGGGTCAACATTCTCAAAACGACTATCGATGAAGTCGCAACTGCCTTGGCTGATGCTGGCATTACTGTCTCTCGCGTTCCCTACTTACCGCAGGCGTTAAGATTAATAGGAGGAGCGCGATCGATTCAACAATTACCCGGTTTTCAGGAGGGATGGTGGACGGTGCAAGATAGTAGCGCCCAGTTAGTCGCCCATTTGCTCGATCCCCAACCCGGAGAAGTCGTCATCGATGCCTGTGCCGCACCGGGAGGCAAAACAACCCATATTGCCGAACTGATGGGCGATCGCGGTACGATCTGGGCGTGCGATCGCGTCGAATCTCGCTTGCGCAAACTTCAAGAAAATATCCAACGCTTGCAACTCCAATCGATTCAAATTTGCACGGGCGACAGTCGTCAGTTTTCCCAATTTAGGCAAAGGGGCGATCGCGTTTTGCTAGATGCTCCCTGTTCTGGACTGGGAACGCTGCACAGGCGACCTGACATTCGTTGGCGACAAACCCCAGAAAAGATCGCTCAACTGTCTCGCCTACAAGAAGAACTGTTAACGCAAACAGCCACCTGGGTAAAATCTGGAGGTACATTAGTATATGTAACTTGTACGCTCAATTCCCTAGAAAACGAAACAGTAGTACGAGCTTTTTGCGATCGCCATCCCGATTGGCAAATTCAACCGCCATCTCCCGACTCTCCCGCCGTCCCCTTTACAACCAGCGAAGGATGGATTAAAGTTTTACCTCACCTACATCAGATGGATGGTTTTTTTATGGTGAAGTTGAAGAAAAAATAAAAGATATCAGAAGAAACCTTTCTTGTAGGACAAGTTAGATACGTAATATTTTTTAATGATGAAAAAAGACGTGGACGCAAAACAACTCCTAAAAATTTTGGTTGGTGTTGCTTGGCTAGACGGCATCATTCAACCAGAAGAACGAAACTATTTACGCCGCATGGCAGCCAACACTGGAATAGCTGATGACCCAGAAATTCAATCGCTTTTATCCGAACTCAAACCCGTAAAACCAGCAGAATGTTACCAGTGGCTAGAGGACTATGTAGGCAAAAATCCTTCTCAGAAGGATTATTATGGATTGTTAGAAGCCATTAGCGCTCTAATTTACAGCGATGGCGATATTCCAACGCAAGAAGCTAAATTGCTAACTAAAGTACAGCTTCTCGATCCGTCTAGCGAATCTCCCAAATCGACTGGTGACAAAGTTCTTAAAACCATTCAAAAACTATATCGAAAAGCTATTAGCGAGCATGCTTGAGCGAAGGCACGAGCGGGTTCGTTCATAACTCACTCATCATCGGTTTTGCTTTCTCTAGCTTTATTTTCTATAGAAATGCAGAGTGTTCGGCTTTGACCGAAGCAGCCAAATTTGTAAGCCACAGTGACAGGAAAAAACACTGGTTTGTGGAGCGAGGGATAGAATAGAAGAAAAGTCGCGATCGCAAGTGAGATATTCACCGGAGTAGAAAATCTTTAAGCTCTTATCAATCGGACTCGATCGCAAGTGCGAAGAAGTAGAACTTTAAGCATTAAAAGCCTGCCACAAGCGGCAGGCTTTGTTTGTTAATCGCTAGAACCGATTAGCCGACTACATCCCCTTTTTTAACTAAGTGAGCTTCTAGGAACCACAAGCGCTTGTCGATGTCGCGGGAAATTTCGGTGTAAAGATCGGCGGTGTCTGCATCTCCCAGCTCGTCAGTTTTGTCGATTGCCCCCCGAAGGTGAGCGGCATATTGAGCGTAACGTTCTGCTAAGGCTGTTACATGCTCTGCGCCATCTACAATATCATAAGGGTATTCTGGTAGGATGGACTGTGCTGCGGCAATGCGAGCCGTTCCCATCGCCGTAGCGCCAAGCGCGGTAACTCGTTCGGCAACCAGATCTACATACCCTTCCAACTCGGTAGCTAGTTCGTCAAATAGCTCGTGCAATTGGTAGAAGTGCATGCCCTTAACATTCCAGTGAGCTTGTTTGACTTGGGTTTTAAGATCCAACGTGGCAGCCAGGGTTTGATTGAGAATTTCTACTACTGACTTGCGAATGTCAGCCGATAAATCGATGCGAGTCGGATAGAAACGTGTAGACAATGCAGATTTGCCCGTTTGAGTTACTTGTGTTGTCGCCATGATGATTTCTCCTTTCTCTTATTAAGCTTTACAAGATTAGCGATCGAATGTCATCAGCCAAACGCTGTATCCATAAACATCATCGCTACGAATCCGGTCATCACTCCAAAGGTTCCCTCTTGAGCCAAACCCTTACAATTAATTTCCGGAATAATCTCATCCACGATAACGAATAACATTGCGCCCGCAGCAAACGCCATTGCCCAAGGCAATATCGGTTGAGCTAGACTGACTACACTCGCTCCAACAATCCCGCCAATTGGCTCGATTAAGCCTGTTAAGAAGGAAACGCCTAAAGAGTAACTTACTGAATATCTTAAGTTTCTCAAGGCAAGCGCCACAACTAATCCTT
It includes:
- the csaB gene encoding polysaccharide pyruvyl transferase CsaB, with amino-acid sequence MRAVICGYYGKGNAGDEALLVSLVQMLPKRITPIVLSGNPAQTSKRYGVESCDRRSAFPVLRALKASELFIWGGGSLIQDVTSFASPFYYIGLMALAQQRGLKTIAWAQGIGPLKRSITRSMTKRVLQGCTAISVRDRVSAALVAEWNLSPILAPDPVWAMEAKPVQGLWDLPAPRVAVNLRSHPQLTPQRLANLTQALIDFQKATKTCILLVPFQASQDLAIARSIAEQLPGERHLISLEDPRELKGLFRGVEMAIGMRYHSLIMAAAEECRCFALSYDPKVSRLMEEINLPGWELEDLPNDPNVISTAWLEHYVNGESLTPAQIRSLVDRALMHREILAKVC
- a CDS encoding 16S rRNA (cytosine(967)-C(5))-methyltransferase, which encodes MPTPRQLAFDALHAIYRRGAYTDVALDRVLRQTNPSGADRALVTELVYGIVRRQRSLDALIDQLGKKKASQQPPNLRIILQIGLYQLRYLSHIPASAAVDTSVELAKKNGLKSLSGVVNGLLRQYERLAAQGSDPLELPTDPVQRLGIAYSFPDWIIQLWLAQFGVAETEKLCEWFNRPPEIDLRVNILKTTIDEVATALADAGITVSRVPYLPQALRLIGGARSIQQLPGFQEGWWTVQDSSAQLVAHLLDPQPGEVVIDACAAPGGKTTHIAELMGDRGTIWACDRVESRLRKLQENIQRLQLQSIQICTGDSRQFSQFRQRGDRVLLDAPCSGLGTLHRRPDIRWRQTPEKIAQLSRLQEELLTQTATWVKSGGTLVYVTCTLNSLENETVVRAFCDRHPDWQIQPPSPDSPAVPFTTSEGWIKVLPHLHQMDGFFMVKLKKK
- a CDS encoding TerB family tellurite resistance protein; the encoded protein is MKKDVDAKQLLKILVGVAWLDGIIQPEERNYLRRMAANTGIADDPEIQSLLSELKPVKPAECYQWLEDYVGKNPSQKDYYGLLEAISALIYSDGDIPTQEAKLLTKVQLLDPSSESPKSTGDKVLKTIQKLYRKAISEHA
- the dps gene encoding DNA starvation/stationary phase protection protein Dps; amino-acid sequence: MATTQVTQTGKSALSTRFYPTRIDLSADIRKSVVEILNQTLAATLDLKTQVKQAHWNVKGMHFYQLHELFDELATELEGYVDLVAERVTALGATAMGTARIAAAQSILPEYPYDIVDGAEHVTALAERYAQYAAHLRGAIDKTDELGDADTADLYTEISRDIDKRLWFLEAHLVKKGDVVG